A genomic segment from uncultured Vibrio sp. encodes:
- the istB gene encoding IS21-like element helper ATPase IstB codes for MNLQMNRIEAACATLKLQAIGQEWPRLAEVANSRELSLADYLESLLNTELEARAERTRATLTKFASFPMEKTFDDYDFKFATGAPRKQLKELTGLAFIERKENVVLLGPSGVGKSHLAVSLGQIAVQKGLKTRFITAADLMLQLSTAKAQGKLESYLRRSVLAPKLLIVDEIGYLPFGREEANLFFNVIAKRYEQGSIIVTSNLPFSQWSNAFADDTTLTAALLDRLLHHSHIVQISGESYRLRGKKAAGTIPTVLENLSESRS; via the coding sequence ATGAACCTTCAAATGAATCGTATCGAAGCTGCCTGTGCAACACTGAAGTTACAAGCTATAGGTCAGGAATGGCCAAGACTAGCAGAAGTCGCCAACAGTCGAGAGTTGAGTCTAGCCGACTACTTAGAGTCACTTCTAAACACTGAGCTTGAAGCGAGAGCTGAACGCACGCGAGCAACGCTAACTAAGTTCGCCAGCTTCCCTATGGAAAAAACGTTCGACGACTATGACTTCAAGTTCGCAACAGGCGCCCCAAGGAAGCAGCTCAAGGAGCTAACAGGGTTAGCGTTCATCGAGCGAAAGGAAAACGTAGTACTACTTGGTCCAAGTGGTGTCGGCAAGAGCCATCTTGCAGTGAGCCTTGGTCAAATAGCAGTACAAAAGGGCTTAAAGACACGGTTCATCACAGCAGCGGACTTAATGCTTCAACTGTCTACAGCGAAAGCTCAGGGCAAACTTGAAAGCTACTTGAGACGAAGCGTGCTTGCGCCAAAGCTCCTTATCGTGGATGAAATAGGCTATCTACCGTTCGGCAGAGAAGAAGCTAACTTGTTCTTCAACGTCATCGCTAAACGATATGAGCAAGGCAGCATTATCGTAACCAGTAACTTGCCGTTCTCTCAATGGTCAAATGCGTTCGCCGACGATACGACACTGACGGCGGCATTACTGGATAGGCTTCTTCATCACTCGCACATCGTACAAATCAGTGGAGAAAGCTACCGATTACGGGGAAAGAAGGCGGCTGGAACCATACCAACGGTTCTAGAAAATCTATCTGAAAGTAGAAGTTAA
- the istA gene encoding IS21 family transposase, with protein MINQEQLVEIHVLHQQGCSIRRIAKDLGISRNTVRNYLRDRSKAPVYPERQSRPTKLQPYHDYLRTRIDAAKPYWIPATVLLRELKALGYKGGITMLKEHIKQYKPSTPIDPVVRFETKPGEQMQVDFTTITHYGVRVKAFVATLGYSRATFVRFCERERQEDWVEGLEEAFEYFGGVPKEVLFDNAKAIMIERDAYGEGEHRWNPALLTAAKKYNFKPRACRPYRAKTKGKVERFNSYLKSSFVTPLAATLKQHGLKVTVDVLNGHIGAWLETVAHQRTHGTTGTKPQTLLDEERFILQPLPSPTRPVTTLTMSDNVVPLESFQHPLSTYDALLEVRP; from the coding sequence ATGATCAATCAGGAGCAACTAGTGGAAATACATGTTTTACATCAGCAAGGGTGCAGCATCCGCCGTATCGCCAAGGATTTGGGTATCTCAAGGAATACCGTTCGTAACTATCTCCGTGATAGAAGCAAAGCCCCCGTGTACCCCGAGCGTCAATCGCGACCAACTAAACTTCAGCCATACCATGACTACTTGCGTACTCGCATTGACGCAGCAAAACCGTATTGGATACCAGCAACAGTCCTACTTCGTGAATTAAAAGCGCTTGGCTATAAGGGCGGTATAACGATGCTCAAGGAGCACATCAAACAATACAAACCTAGCACGCCTATCGACCCCGTGGTTCGATTCGAGACTAAACCTGGCGAACAGATGCAAGTCGATTTCACCACCATCACGCATTACGGCGTGCGTGTTAAAGCCTTCGTCGCAACGCTTGGTTATAGCAGAGCGACGTTCGTTCGCTTTTGTGAGCGAGAGCGTCAAGAAGACTGGGTTGAAGGTCTTGAAGAAGCGTTTGAATACTTCGGCGGCGTCCCTAAAGAAGTTCTGTTCGATAATGCGAAAGCCATCATGATAGAGCGTGATGCTTATGGTGAAGGTGAACACCGCTGGAATCCAGCACTGCTCACCGCCGCCAAGAAATACAACTTCAAACCAAGAGCGTGCCGTCCTTATCGCGCAAAGACCAAAGGGAAAGTGGAGCGATTTAACTCTTACTTGAAAAGCAGCTTTGTCACTCCGCTTGCTGCGACACTCAAACAACACGGACTTAAGGTCACCGTCGATGTTCTTAATGGACATATCGGCGCATGGTTAGAAACCGTCGCTCACCAACGAACCCACGGCACGACGGGTACAAAGCCTCAAACTCTCTTAGATGAAGAGCGCTTTATACTTCAGCCACTCCCATCGCCAACGCGCCCAGTCACAACGCTAACAATGAGTGATAATGTGGTGCCGCTGGAGAGCTTCCAGCACCCACTATCAACGTATGATGCACTGTTGGAGGTGCGACCATGA
- a CDS encoding glutaredoxin, whose amino-acid sequence MTQPIKITLYRWAGSWGPFKVNIPCGECTLTHDILTDTFENELSDVPVELEVKDWLSCWWEPLKNGAWHAPILIVEGKVISQGEALNRGVLIQSVVSEWVKRDSLKGNIVYGKATCPHCKKAKQLLDNAGISYQYYDVVKDSAALYRMIPEVKAIIGEKTPVTVPQIWLESKYIGGADSLEKWLVAKGLDNVPNNVVEIPSHSA is encoded by the coding sequence ATGACACAACCAATCAAAATTACACTCTATCGATGGGCAGGAAGCTGGGGGCCTTTCAAGGTCAACATCCCTTGCGGAGAATGCACGCTAACCCACGATATTTTAACCGATACTTTCGAAAATGAGCTGTCCGATGTGCCTGTAGAGCTGGAAGTTAAAGATTGGTTATCTTGCTGGTGGGAACCCTTAAAAAATGGCGCTTGGCACGCCCCTATTCTGATTGTAGAAGGTAAGGTGATCAGCCAAGGAGAAGCATTAAATCGAGGTGTATTAATACAGTCGGTTGTTTCTGAGTGGGTTAAACGAGATAGTCTTAAAGGGAATATTGTTTACGGAAAGGCTACGTGTCCACATTGTAAGAAGGCCAAGCAGCTGCTTGATAATGCAGGTATCTCATACCAATATTACGATGTCGTGAAAGACAGCGCCGCGCTTTATAGAATGATACCGGAAGTGAAAGCCATCATAGGTGAGAAAACACCCGTAACTGTGCCTCAAATCTGGCTAGAAAGTAAGTATATCGGAGGTGCTGATAGTCTGGAAAAGTGGTTAGTGGCAAAGGGGCTAGATAACGTCCCAAATAATGTTGTTGAGATACCAAGTCACTCCGCATAG
- a CDS encoding LysR family transcriptional regulator yields the protein MDWIQSVHSYIRVVEEGSFNGAARKLNTTSSAISKRIQWLEDKVGVQLLKRTTRSISQTEAGALFYERAKSQLDSWQSVLDETRSVNQSPAGLLKIGATLAVGSKFLVHYLDDFLEQYPDITLQLTTTLPGQLPELSLDLFISRELEQLNSLSFKASPLFKHKAQFYAAPSYLEKNGTPERVEDLTQHNVLIWGEKPVREIKTNKHQRISLSGNFATTNPEALFHGAKRGMGILMTNNVMIKDDLKSGALVPILPDVTADEAIVYAYYPKLDYQHTRTQLFLDYLKSRLEEEKRE from the coding sequence GTGGATTGGATTCAAAGTGTACATAGCTATATTCGCGTCGTTGAAGAGGGAAGCTTTAACGGTGCAGCACGAAAACTCAATACCACCAGCTCGGCCATCAGTAAGCGCATTCAATGGCTCGAAGATAAAGTGGGTGTACAACTGCTAAAACGCACCACTCGCTCAATCAGCCAAACGGAAGCAGGCGCTCTATTCTACGAGCGTGCCAAAAGCCAGCTCGATTCCTGGCAGTCCGTTTTAGACGAGACTCGCTCCGTGAACCAATCCCCGGCCGGGCTGTTAAAAATTGGTGCGACACTTGCGGTGGGTTCTAAGTTTCTCGTCCATTACCTAGATGACTTTCTTGAACAATATCCAGACATAACCTTACAGCTGACGACGACATTGCCCGGTCAACTCCCTGAATTGAGTCTGGATCTCTTTATCAGCCGAGAGCTGGAGCAACTTAACTCGCTTAGCTTTAAAGCCAGCCCTCTGTTTAAGCATAAGGCTCAGTTCTATGCCGCTCCGAGTTACTTGGAAAAGAACGGCACACCAGAACGTGTTGAAGATTTAACCCAACACAACGTGCTTATCTGGGGTGAAAAACCAGTAAGAGAAATTAAAACCAATAAACACCAGCGGATTAGCTTGTCCGGTAATTTTGCCACCACAAACCCAGAAGCTCTGTTTCATGGTGCTAAACGAGGAATGGGGATACTCATGACCAACAATGTCATGATCAAAGATGATCTAAAATCCGGAGCATTGGTGCCTATTTTACCAGACGTAACGGCCGATGAAGCGATAGTCTATGCTTATTACCCCAAACTAGACTACCAACACACGAGAACTCAATTGTTTCTCGATTATTTAAAATCTCGATTAGAAGAAGAAAAGCGAGAATAA
- a CDS encoding methyl-accepting chemotaxis protein, with translation MQLTPEEQRWLPWFGCTGKLAMRKACWFNRKRKASLEQTFENIANTRVKILTTWAENQWSFLHDASLYVATKSKHEYRDTLNRLLQRSSDLSELFIVSAHGEIIESSYVAQKGKKVVSPEALQEGLTQPFLHGPYRDNVTLTIGPSSSHFHDEVTLMFYQPIEFEDNTKGCLCGRVPNDVIGDLIQREAGHIYSESGDNYLFMVDSNFDPAIKPGVALSRSRFEDNHFSHGENLKDGVHTKWGVVKVNHHTEFEIVFNDPATNKLHPGIRETIRNGENLYIDYPGYSDYRHIPVIGKGVTFTLPGSSDRWGMMCESDLEEVYRHRSVAQKLNQQFTLSIFGPMLVPFVIDAFFPLAKDLLLLLSIFMGLVAIGLFHVFSAKPMAKNLESMTQVMQVLAEGDGNLTRRLNESKFKSDETGDLGRWTNSFIDSLEGIIEELVFASKEVQKVSESMFRRSQVLLTSSDMTATSITDMLSLAGVQSKEINSANDTANEMNELMQQTVQSAQLEYQKAAESAQQIKSIVQSSAETVNEVNNEMQKIGSIVSVITEITAQTNLLALNAAIEAARAGEHGRGFSVVADEVRVLANKTSQAANNIGELMTALHTQSERAVSYMQEGITNVENNTQVVDESARSEQLQTSVTSLFTLIQDIARNSEEHRQTADEAQSTVTQLQEASSQLSRRTTLMQNSLQRLDQLVGRFEVSKAS, from the coding sequence ATGCAATTGACGCCTGAAGAACAGAGGTGGCTGCCGTGGTTTGGTTGTACGGGTAAACTCGCAATGCGCAAAGCTTGCTGGTTTAACAGAAAGCGTAAAGCCTCTTTAGAACAAACTTTTGAAAATATTGCCAATACTAGAGTTAAAATTTTAACCACCTGGGCTGAAAATCAGTGGTCCTTTCTGCATGACGCTTCTCTTTACGTCGCGACTAAATCTAAACATGAATACCGAGATACGTTAAATCGTCTATTACAGCGCAGTTCTGACCTATCCGAATTATTTATTGTTTCTGCTCATGGAGAGATTATTGAATCTTCATATGTGGCGCAGAAAGGAAAGAAAGTTGTATCACCGGAAGCGTTGCAAGAAGGGCTTACCCAACCTTTTTTGCACGGTCCATATCGTGATAATGTGACATTAACTATTGGGCCATCTAGCTCTCATTTTCATGATGAAGTGACGCTCATGTTCTATCAGCCAATAGAATTTGAAGACAATACAAAAGGCTGCTTGTGTGGGCGTGTTCCTAATGATGTTATTGGTGATTTAATTCAGCGAGAAGCGGGTCATATCTATAGCGAATCAGGTGATAACTATCTATTTATGGTCGACTCTAACTTTGACCCTGCTATTAAACCTGGTGTTGCTCTGTCTCGTTCCCGCTTTGAGGATAACCACTTTTCTCACGGAGAGAACTTGAAAGATGGTGTTCATACCAAATGGGGTGTGGTGAAGGTAAATCATCATACCGAATTTGAGATTGTGTTCAATGACCCAGCGACGAATAAGCTCCACCCAGGGATTCGAGAAACGATCCGAAATGGTGAGAACCTATACATCGATTATCCGGGTTATTCGGATTACCGACATATACCTGTGATAGGTAAGGGTGTGACATTCACTTTGCCCGGATCGAGCGATCGTTGGGGCATGATGTGTGAGTCAGACCTGGAAGAGGTTTACCGCCATCGTTCTGTTGCACAAAAACTGAATCAGCAATTCACATTGAGTATCTTCGGGCCTATGCTGGTTCCTTTTGTGATTGATGCCTTCTTCCCTTTAGCAAAAGATCTGCTCTTATTGCTCTCTATCTTCATGGGGCTTGTTGCGATAGGGTTGTTCCATGTTTTTAGTGCTAAACCTATGGCTAAAAACCTTGAAAGTATGACTCAGGTAATGCAGGTATTAGCAGAAGGCGATGGGAACCTAACGCGTCGCCTGAATGAGAGTAAATTTAAGTCAGATGAAACGGGTGATTTAGGTCGTTGGACTAACAGTTTTATCGATAGTTTAGAAGGTATTATTGAAGAGCTCGTTTTCGCCAGTAAAGAAGTGCAAAAGGTGTCGGAGTCTATGTTCCGTCGTAGCCAGGTATTGCTTACAAGTAGTGATATGACGGCGACTTCCATTACTGATATGCTTTCTCTTGCGGGTGTTCAAAGCAAAGAAATCAATAGCGCTAATGATACTGCAAATGAAATGAATGAGTTGATGCAGCAGACAGTACAGTCAGCCCAACTTGAATATCAGAAAGCCGCTGAAAGTGCTCAGCAAATTAAAAGCATTGTTCAATCTTCAGCTGAAACAGTGAACGAAGTGAACAATGAAATGCAAAAAATAGGCAGCATTGTTTCTGTCATTACTGAAATAACGGCTCAAACCAATCTACTGGCGTTGAACGCTGCAATTGAAGCGGCGCGAGCCGGAGAGCATGGCCGCGGTTTCTCTGTCGTTGCAGATGAAGTGCGAGTGCTTGCTAACAAGACTTCCCAGGCGGCGAATAACATTGGTGAGTTAATGACAGCGCTTCATACTCAGTCAGAGCGTGCTGTTAGCTATATGCAGGAAGGGATCACCAATGTGGAGAATAACACGCAAGTCGTGGATGAATCGGCCAGAAGCGAACAGTTGCAAACTTCAGTCACCAGTCTGTTTACTTTGATTCAGGATATCGCCAGAAACAGTGAAGAACACCGACAAACAGCGGATGAAGCGCAGTCTACGGTGACTCAACTTCAAGAAGCCTCTTCACAGTTATCTCGTAGAACAACATTGATGCAGAATTCACTACAGCGTCTCGACCAGTTAGTCGGGCGTTTTGAAGTGAGTAAGGCTTCATAA
- a CDS encoding peptidoglycan DD-metalloendopeptidase family protein has protein sequence MSTNEITRRLPNLTGRRALLLYSLPVLVAIGISHSLKESPLTKTIALNLPESQVVERILDATTAEVVTPPNFEYQIQAGDNLSTIFSQLGFGYSSLMKVMETDLNYLALDTLKPGNTLRFWRDDIEGELLKMELQFSIADKVVYELNGDGSYNFTDISIPGIWTQEPLVGVIHGSFSSSASRLGLTSAEISQVVSLLKEQLNFGKDLRAGDRFEVVRRSQSINGFSTGKNEIEAIKIYNRGREITAYLHTDGQFYNAKGESLQRAFQRYPVSRGWRISSGFNPNRHHPVTGRIAPHNGTDFATPIGTPVVSTGDGTVIMTRKHPYAGNYVVVEHGSKYKTRYLHLSKILVKKGQKVSRGQRIGLSGKTGRVTGPHLHYELIQYGRPVNAMRANIPMASSVPKKEMATFIANRDAMDKLLKEKENAVL, from the coding sequence GTGTCTACAAATGAAATTACAAGACGGTTGCCGAATCTGACGGGTCGTAGAGCGCTGCTGTTGTACTCCTTACCTGTTTTGGTCGCTATTGGCATTTCTCACTCTCTCAAAGAGTCACCATTGACGAAAACCATTGCTTTAAACCTGCCAGAATCGCAGGTTGTTGAAAGAATTCTTGATGCGACGACTGCAGAAGTTGTCACCCCACCAAACTTTGAGTATCAGATCCAGGCTGGCGACAATCTTAGTACAATTTTTAGTCAGCTTGGTTTTGGCTATAGCTCATTAATGAAAGTCATGGAAACTGACTTAAACTACCTTGCTCTGGATACGTTAAAACCCGGCAATACATTACGATTCTGGCGTGATGATATCGAAGGTGAACTACTTAAAATGGAACTGCAATTTTCTATTGCAGACAAAGTAGTTTATGAGCTGAATGGTGACGGTAGTTATAACTTTACCGACATTTCAATTCCTGGTATTTGGACTCAAGAACCTCTGGTTGGCGTTATTCATGGGAGTTTCTCTTCATCAGCCAGTCGTCTTGGTTTAACGTCTGCTGAAATCAGCCAGGTTGTGAGCTTGCTAAAAGAGCAATTAAACTTTGGCAAAGATCTTCGCGCTGGAGACCGTTTTGAAGTGGTTAGACGTTCACAAAGCATCAACGGGTTCTCAACAGGTAAGAATGAAATTGAAGCGATTAAAATTTATAATCGCGGTCGTGAAATCACAGCATATCTGCATACCGATGGTCAGTTTTATAACGCGAAAGGTGAAAGCCTACAGCGTGCTTTCCAGCGTTACCCTGTGAGTCGTGGTTGGCGTATTAGTTCTGGCTTTAACCCTAACCGACATCATCCTGTGACAGGTCGTATCGCACCACATAATGGTACCGACTTCGCGACGCCAATCGGTACACCAGTGGTTTCAACAGGTGACGGGACAGTTATCATGACACGTAAACACCCATATGCGGGTAATTACGTCGTGGTTGAACACGGCAGTAAGTACAAAACCCGCTATCTACACCTAAGTAAGATCTTGGTGAAGAAAGGGCAAAAAGTATCTCGTGGCCAACGAATCGGTCTGTCGGGTAAAACGGGTCGTGTTACTGGGCCTCACCTGCACTACGAGCTGATCCAATATGGGCGACCAGTAAATGCCATGAGAGCAAACATTCCGATGGCGAGCTCGGTGCCTAAGAAAGAAATGGCAACCTTCATTGCTAATCGTGATGCGATGGATAAGCTGCTGAAAGAAAAAGAGAACGCGGTTTTATAA
- a CDS encoding GFA family protein, translated as MLKPNSIHSCECACGLIQLRCLGEPIRTSICHCFECQKRTGSVFGVQARFAKAHVILDGDVISYTRISDDGSEVRYEFCPACGTTMRLLLSTAPDIIVVPVGLFSDKEFQEPTISVYEERKHGWVSFECTIEHFE; from the coding sequence ATGCTAAAACCAAACAGTATCCACTCATGCGAATGTGCGTGCGGCTTGATTCAGCTGCGCTGTTTAGGCGAACCCATACGTACATCGATTTGCCACTGCTTTGAATGTCAAAAGCGAACAGGTAGCGTTTTTGGTGTTCAGGCACGCTTCGCCAAAGCGCACGTCATTTTAGACGGCGACGTTATCAGCTATACCAGAATCAGCGATGACGGGAGCGAAGTCCGATACGAATTTTGTCCAGCCTGTGGCACAACCATGCGCTTGTTGCTGTCTACTGCGCCAGACATCATTGTTGTACCTGTAGGGCTTTTTAGTGACAAAGAATTTCAGGAACCAACCATATCGGTCTACGAGGAGAGAAAGCATGGCTGGGTGAGTTTCGAATGCACTATTGAGCACTTTGAATGA
- a CDS encoding YoaK family protein, whose translation MISRLPRWVEYGAFLLALLAGCVNAVGLLGFQHQAITHISGTVTQLGNSLLTGMDSSIHLFFIVFSFLIGAAFSGFFIESSALKLGRRYGVALCIEGSLLLLSLGFLVQGNVYGQYLASAACGLQNAMITTFSGAVVRTTHMTGVITDLGIMIGESLRGRQFDRRKALLFFFIFSGFLLGGVTGAALFTVYGLHTLIFPALLAFATAIIYWIYLYMLNHSTRD comes from the coding sequence GTGATTTCCAGACTTCCTCGTTGGGTGGAATATGGCGCGTTTCTACTTGCTCTTCTCGCAGGCTGCGTCAATGCCGTCGGTCTACTCGGCTTTCAACATCAAGCGATAACACACATTTCCGGAACCGTAACTCAGCTAGGGAACAGCTTACTAACAGGTATGGACAGTTCCATTCACCTGTTCTTCATCGTATTCAGCTTTTTGATTGGTGCTGCGTTCAGTGGTTTTTTTATCGAAAGCAGTGCATTGAAACTTGGGCGTCGTTACGGGGTTGCGCTGTGTATTGAAGGCAGTTTACTCCTTCTTAGTTTGGGCTTTTTGGTTCAGGGCAATGTTTATGGCCAATATTTAGCTTCCGCTGCCTGCGGTTTGCAAAACGCGATGATTACGACGTTTAGCGGTGCTGTAGTCAGAACCACTCATATGACGGGTGTTATTACTGATCTGGGCATTATGATTGGAGAAAGCTTACGCGGACGTCAATTTGACCGACGAAAAGCCCTGTTATTCTTCTTTATCTTTTCAGGATTTTTGCTCGGTGGCGTAACCGGAGCAGCCCTATTTACTGTGTATGGTCTGCATACACTGATCTTTCCAGCTCTATTGGCATTTGCTACCGCAATTATCTATTGGATTTACTTGTACATGCTAAATCACAGCACAAGAGATTGA